One window from the genome of Jiangella alba encodes:
- a CDS encoding zinc-binding dehydrogenase yields MRITGAVLEEPGRGRPYWSTRPLTVAELDLAPPGPGEVLVEIEAAGVCHSDLSVVDGQRPRPVPMLLGHEAAGRVVDAGDDVDDLAPGRRVVLVFLPACGGCAGCRSGGRIPCEPGSAANAAGTLIGGGTRLSRRGHPVLHHLGVSAFATHAVVDRGSVVPVDDDVPAAVAALLGCAVLTGGGAVVNAGAMRSGDRVAVVGLGGVGLAAVLVAAAAGASRLVAVDPVEHKRELALRLGATEAMTPDQAAAAGRLADLVVDATGSVPAFEAALAATAPGGRTVTVGLPPPDRLARISPLALVAEARSVIGSYLGSSVPSHDIPMYVDWWRDGRLPVEHLATSELALGEINQAMDALADGQAVRQLIRPRMP; encoded by the coding sequence ATGAGGATCACGGGCGCCGTGCTGGAGGAGCCCGGCCGCGGGCGCCCGTACTGGTCGACTCGGCCGCTGACCGTGGCCGAGCTCGACCTCGCTCCGCCCGGCCCGGGCGAGGTGCTGGTCGAGATCGAGGCCGCCGGAGTGTGCCACTCCGATCTGTCGGTGGTCGACGGCCAGCGCCCCCGCCCGGTGCCGATGCTGCTCGGGCACGAGGCGGCCGGACGGGTCGTCGACGCCGGCGACGACGTCGACGACCTGGCGCCGGGCCGGCGGGTGGTGCTGGTGTTCCTGCCGGCCTGTGGCGGGTGCGCCGGGTGCCGGTCCGGCGGGCGGATCCCGTGCGAGCCGGGGTCGGCCGCCAACGCGGCAGGGACGCTGATCGGCGGCGGCACCCGGCTGTCCCGGCGCGGCCACCCCGTGCTGCACCACCTGGGTGTCTCGGCGTTCGCGACGCACGCGGTGGTGGATCGCGGCTCGGTCGTCCCCGTCGACGACGACGTGCCGGCCGCCGTCGCCGCCCTGCTCGGCTGCGCCGTGCTGACCGGCGGTGGAGCGGTGGTCAACGCGGGCGCGATGCGTTCCGGCGATCGGGTGGCCGTCGTCGGGCTCGGGGGCGTCGGGCTGGCCGCGGTGCTCGTCGCCGCCGCTGCCGGGGCGTCCCGCCTCGTCGCCGTCGACCCCGTCGAGCACAAGCGGGAGCTCGCGCTGCGGCTCGGCGCCACCGAGGCGATGACGCCCGATCAGGCGGCCGCCGCCGGCCGCCTCGCCGACCTGGTCGTCGACGCGACCGGGTCGGTGCCGGCGTTCGAGGCGGCGCTGGCGGCCACCGCTCCGGGCGGGCGCACGGTGACCGTCGGCCTGCCGCCGCCGGACCGGCTGGCCCGGATCTCCCCGCTCGCCCTGGTGGCCGAGGCACGCAGCGTGATCGGCAGCTACCTCGGCTCGTCCGTCCCGTCCCACGACATCCCGATGTACGTCGACTGGTGGCGCGACGGCCGCCTCCCGGTCGAACACCTCGCGACGTCGGAGCTCGCCCTCGGCGAGATCAACCAGGCGATGGACGCACTCGCCGACGGCCAGGCCGTCCGTCAGCTGATCAGGCCCAGGATGCCGTAG